A window from Seriola aureovittata isolate HTS-2021-v1 ecotype China chromosome 14, ASM2101889v1, whole genome shotgun sequence encodes these proteins:
- the c14h10orf53 gene encoding UPF0728 protein C10orf53 homolog, whose product MPSSAQVTICYGPYESSGVVQHRTFRLQGLRAALTVSGHQCILKETKEWNKVELVVNGELVFTCHIKQLEFGGDGKLDPVCKEAVAAVENAKVNRA is encoded by the exons ATGCCGTCGAGCGCGCAGGTGACAATTTGCTACGGACCGTATGAATCCAGCGGAGTTGTACAACACAGGACCTTCCGCCTGCAGGGTCTCCGAG CCGCACTGACTGTGAGCGGGCACCAGTGCATCTTGAAAGAAACGAAGGAGTGGAACAAGGTGGAGCTCGTGGTCAACGGGGAGCTCGTCTTCACCTGTCATATAAAGCAGCTGGAGTTCG GCGGAGATGGAAAACTGGACCCTGTTTGCAAGgaggctgttgctgctgtggagAATGCTAAAGTTAACAGAGCCTGA
- the chata gene encoding choline O-acetyltransferase — MPVLDREPSKDLGGGDGLPKLPLPTLKETLDTYLRCMKHLLTEEQFNKTQNMVKQFGAPEGVGELLQSKLVERRENKANWVYDYWLNDMYLNNRLALPVNSSPAMVFPQQNFRAPIDSLRFAAHLISGVLEYKTLLDARALPMDYARGQLAGTPMCMEQYYRLFTSYRLPGPERDTLVAQESSVMPEPEHIIVACKNQFFVLDVVINFRRLNERDLLTQLEKIAKMAASEEEQLPPIGLLTSDGRTEWAESRSVLMRESTNRDSLDMIERCLCLVCLDDTSGPELSDTTRAMLMLHGGGVAKNGGNRWYDKPMQFVVGAGGCCGVVCEHSPFEGIVLVQCTEYLLKYMIGSPSKLVRAASVSELPAPRRLRWKCTPEIHKLLASSADKLQRLVRNLDMNVHKFYDYGKEFIKKQKMSPDAYIQVALQLAYYRCHGRPVSTYESASIRRFQEGRVDNIRSATPEALAFVKAMTDGMLSTSDTEKMEMLHGAITAQTKYTILAITGMAIDNHLLGLREIARELKIEKPGIFKDDAYLISNQFILSTSQVPTTVEMFCCYGPVVPNGYGACYNPQSDHIIFSVSSFRESPQTCSAELVKCLVQGLLDMRDLCNKCNCGSNPAEQRKAKTLETHTQTETNWQNKTPQRSSDLTRNQQTLPQVMVKTPDQTKVEAQTQTSFTGRGTSFEDRK, encoded by the exons ATGCCAGTCCTGGACCGAGAGCCCTCCAAAGATTTAGGGGGCGGAGAT GGTCTGCCGAAGCTGCCGCTCCCCACCCTGAAAGAAACACTGGACACTTACCTGAGGTGCATGAAGCACCTGCTCACAGAGGAACAGTTTAATAAGACCCAAAATATGGTGAAGCAGTTTGGAGCCCCTGAAGGAGTGGGGGAACTACTACAGAGCAAACTcgtggagaggagggaaaacaaggCAAACTGG GTGTATGACTACTGGCTGAATGACATGTACCTGAACAACAGACTGGCTCTGCCCGTCAACTCCAGTCCTGCGATGGTCTTCCCACAGCAGAACTTCAGGGCTCCCATCGACTCTTTAAG GTTTGCTGCACATTTAATTTCTGGAGTTTTGGAGTACAAAACTCTTCTTGATGC acgTGCCCTGCCTATGGACTATGCCCGGGGCCAGCTGGCTGGAACCCCTATGTGTATGGAGCAGTACTATCGCCTCTTCACTTCCTACCGCCTACCGGGGCCTGAGAGGGACACACTAGTGGCCCAGGAGAGCAGCGTGATGCCAGAACCAGAACACATCATTGTGGCTTGCAAAAACCAG TTCTTTGTGTTGGACGTGGTGATCAACTTCCGCCGACTGAATGAAAGAGATCTGTTGACTCAGCTGGAGAAGATtgccaagatggctgccagTGAAGAGGAACAGCTCCCACCTATAGGTCTTCTCACTTCAGATGGACGGACAGAGTGGGCAGAATCTCGCAGTGTGCTAATGAGAG AGTCTACTAACAGGGACTCTTTGGACATGATCGAGCGTTGTCTGTGCCTGGTATGTCTGGATGACACCAGTGGTCCTGAGCTCAGTGACACCACACGCGCCATGTTGATGCTGCACGGAGGAGGAGTGGCCAAGAATGGTGGCAACCGCTGGTACGACAAGCCCATGCAG TTTGTCGTAGGAGCTGGCGGCTGCTGTGGAGTCGTATGTGAGCACTCGCCGTTTGAAGGAATCGTCCTCGTGCAGTGCACAGAGTATCTACTCAAATACAT GATTGGCAGCCCATCAAAGCTGGTCAGAGCTGCAAGTGTGAGCGAGCTGCCTGCACCACGCAGACTCCGCTGGAAATGCACTCCAGAGATTCACAAGCTCCTCGCCTCCTCTGCTGACAAACTCCAGAG GCTGGTGAGAAATCTGGACATGAATGTCCACAAATTCTACGATTATGGGAAGGAGTTCATCAAGAAGCAGAAAATGAGTCCAGACGCCTATATCCAGGTTGCTCTTCAGTTGGCCTACTACCG ATGTCATGGTAGACCGGTGTCAACCTATGAGAGCGCTTCCATACGACGTTTTCAGGAAGGCAGAGTGGACAACATCCGCTCTGCCACACCCGAAGCCCTGGCCTTTGTCAAAGCAATGACTGATGGGATGCTCAGCACAAGC GACACAGAAAAGATGGAGATGTTACATGGTGCCATTACAGCACAGACAAAGTATACTATTCTG gctaTTACAGGGATGGCAATAGACAATCACCTACTAGGACTTCGTGAAATTGCACGTGAACTGAAGATAGAGAAGCCGGGGATATTTAAAGACGACGCCTATCTCATCAGTAATCAGTTCATTCTCTCTACAAGTCAG GTCCCGACTACCGTTGAGATGTTCTGCTGCTACGGACCCGTGGTTCCAAATGGATATGGAGCGTGCTACAATCCTCAGTCAGACCACATTATCTTCTCTGTGTCCAGTTTCCGCGAGAGCCCACAGACATGTTCAGCAGAATTAGTCAAGTGTCTGGTGCAGGGACTCCTGGACATGAGGGATCTGTGCAATAAATGCAACTGCGGCTCCAATCCAGCCGAGCAAAGAAAGGCTAAGACACTggagacgcacacacaaacgGAAACAAACTGGCAAAATAAAACCCCTCAGAGATCGTCTGACTTGACCAGGAATCAGCAAACACTGCCACAGGTTATGGTGAAGACGCCAGACCAAACTAAAGTGGAGGCTCAAACCCAGACTTCATTCACAGGAAGAGGCACAAGCTTTGAAGACCGGAAGTAA
- the slc18a3a gene encoding probable vesicular acetylcholine transporter-A has product MEPERTTEGQGTNLAQSAASKLSQMSERTKQLVIQDPERQKRIILVIVCIALLLDNMLYMVIVPIIPDYLEELQNAADKAQEAILPTNSTNSTIHKATKGNFDLQIGVLFASKAILQLLVNPLSGTFIDRVGYDIPLFIGLNVMFLSTLTFAFAENYATLFLARSMQGLGSAFADTSGIALIADKYSEEKERSKALGIALAFISFGSLVAPPFGGVLYEFAGKRVPFLILACICLADGILCLTVLKPFSNRERENMPVGTPIYKLMIDPYIAVVAGALTICNIPLAFLEPTIANWMEENMHSSQWEIGMTWFPAFFPHVLGVYLTVKLAAKYPHLQWFYGAIGMVFIGASSCTVPACKNFGQLMIPLCGICFGIAFVDTALLPTLGFLVDVRHVSVYGSVYAIADISYCVAYALGPVVAGQIVHDLGFVQLNLGMGLANVLYAPALLLLKNVTQMKPSFSERNMLLEDGPTGLYDTIKMEEREKKRKGLCTTIDENGTETFAQRTYSEESSGGDYA; this is encoded by the coding sequence ATGGAGCCGGAGAGGACCACAGAGGGACAAGGCACTAATTTGGCACAATCTGCCGCCTCCAAACTGTCCCAGATGAGTGAAAGAACTAAACAACTGGTAATCCAAGACCCAGAGCGGCAGAAACGGATTATTCTAGTAATAGTCTGTATTGCACTTTTGTTAGACAACATGCTTTACATGGTAATTGTGCCAATCATACCCGATTACCTTGAAGAGCTACAGAACGCAGCGGATAAAGCCCAAGAGGCTATACTGCCCACCAACTCCACTAACAGCACCATCCATAAAGCAACCAAGGGGAACTTCGACCTACAGATAGGTGTTCTTTTTGCCTCCAAGGCCATCCTGCAGCTCCTGGTGAACCCGCTCAGTGGCACGTTTATAGACAGGGTCGGGTATGATATCCCGCTCTTCATCGGACTCAATGTCATGTTTCTCTCCACTCTTACATTTGCCTTCGCTGAGAACTACGCGACCCTGTTCCTGGCGCGCAGCATGCAGGGCCTCGGCTCGGCTTTCGCGGACACTTCAGGGATCGCCCTGATCGCAGACAAGTActcagaggagaaagagaggagcaAGGCGCTGGGTATTGCCTTGGCCTTCATCTCTTTTGGAAGTCTTGTGGCGCCCCCATTTGGAGGGGTCCTCTATGAGTTCGCAGGGAAGCGTGTGCCCTTCCTGATTCTGGCCTGTATCTGTCTCGCTGATGGTATATTGTGTCTGACTGTGCTGAAACCCTTCTCAAaccgagagagagaaaacatgccAGTGGGAACCCCCATATATAAACTGATGATTGATCCTTACATAGCTGTAGTTGCTGGTGCTCTGACTATTTGTAACATCCCCCTCGCCTTCCTTGAGCCCACTATCGCCAACTGGATGGAGGAAAACATGCATTCCAGCCAGTGGGAAATCGGCATGACATGGTTCCCTGCATTCTTCCCCCATGTTTTAGGTGTATATCTCACTGTCAAATTGGCAGCCAAGTACCCTCATCTCCAGTGGTTTTACGGGGCTATAGGCATGGTGTTCATAGGCGCGAGCTCCTGCACAGTGCCAGCCTGTAAAAACTTTGGACAGCTCATGATCCCGCTGTGCGGTATTTGCTTTGGCATCGCCTTCGTGGACACAGCGCTCCTGCCCACACTGGGTTTCCTGGTGGACGTGCGACATGTGTCAGTGTATGGCAGTGTGTACGCCATCGCAGACATCTCTTACTGCGTGGCCTATGCCCTGGGGCCCGTGGTGGCTGGGCAGATAGTGCACGACCTGGGCTTTGTTCAGCTCAACTTAGGCATGGGCCTGGCCAATGTACTTTACGCACCGGCGCTCCTTCTGCTGAAGAACGTGACACAGATGAAGCCTTCTTTCTCCGAGCGAAATATGCTGCTGGAAGACGGTCCAACAGGACTGTATGATACTATTAAGATGGAGGAacgagagaagaagagaaagggtTTGTGTACAACGATCGACGAGAATGGCACTGAAACCTTTGCGCAACGTACTTATTCAGAGGAATCCTCAGGAGGAGACTATGCGTAA
- the rgra gene encoding retinal G protein coupled receptor a, whose amino-acid sequence MVASYPLPEGFSEFDVFSLGSCLLVEGLLGFFLNAVTIVAFLKVRELRTPSNFLIFSLAMADMGISMNATIAAFSSFLRYWPYGSEGCQTHGFQGFMTALASIHFIAAIAWDRYHQYCTRTKLQWSSAITLAVFIWLFTAFWSAMPLIGWGEYDYEPLRTCCTLDYSKGDRNYVSYLIPMSIFNMAIQMFVVMSSYQSIAQKFKKTGNPRFNPNTPLKTMLFCWGPYGILAFYAAVENANLVSPKLRMMAPILAKTSPTFNVFLYALGNENYRGGIWQFLTGEKIDVPQIENKSK is encoded by the exons ATGGTTGCGTCTTACCCCTTACCCGAGGGCTTCTCCGAGTTTGATGTGTTCTCCCTGGGATCTTGTCTACTGGTGGAGG GTCTGCTGGGCTTCTTTCTCAATGCGGTGACAATCGTTGCTTTCCTCAAAGTGAGAGAGCTGAGGACCCCCAGCAATTTCCTGATCTTCAGTTTAGCGATGGCTGATATGGGCATCTCCATGAACGCCACCATCGCCGCTTTCTCCAGCTTTCTGAG GTACTGGCCTTATGGCTCTGAAGGATGCCAGACTCACGGTTTCCAGGGTTTCATGACAGCTCTGGCCAGTATCCACTTCATCGCCGCCATTGCCTGGGACAGATACCACCAGTACTGCACCA GAACAAAGCTGCAGTGGAGCAGCGCCATCACCCTGGCTGTATTTATCTGGCTCTTCACTGCCTTCTGGTCCGCCATGCCCCTCATTGGCTGGGGAGAGTACGACTACGAGCCGCTCAGGACCTGCTGCACTCTGGACTACAGCAAGGGAGACAG AAACTATGTGTCCTACTTGATCCCCATGAGCATCTTCAACATGGCCATCCAGATGTTTGTTGTCATGTCCTCTTACCAGTCCATTGCACAGAAATTCAAGAAGACTGGAAACCCCAGG TTCAACCCCAACACTCCTCTTAAGACTATGTTGTTCTGCTGGGGCCCCTATGGCATCCTGGCTTTCTATGCCGCCGTGGAGAACGCCAACCTGGTCTCCCCTAAGCTCAGGATG ATGGCTCCTATCCTGGCTAAGACCTCGCCAACCTTTAATGTCTTCCTGTACGCTTTGGGAAATGAGAACTACAGAGGAGGCATCTGGCAATTCCTCACCGGGGAAAAGATTGATGTGCCTCAAATTGAGAACAAGTCCAAATAA